One genomic region from Candidatus Nitrosopumilus koreensis AR1 encodes:
- a CDS encoding cell division protein FtsZ has translation MSFQVKEPILVIGLGGAGSKLAVKAKDALNSDCLLISNDSKDFIEEVPSVHVSTDSVINPSMQLIRGSTYDVSEEIKSKISGYSTVVMMSNLAGKAGSAIAPVVSEMCKESNKGLISFAIMPFKYEKDRIFNSGVALKRVRENSECTVVLDNDSLLESNPDLTPKACYDIANSAIIHVVESLGASEMASETNILTTSKDGQNIEDSLRDSLKMLYENAPPNTVKRSMLYVVGGSNIPVGVLNSITNLTSGILNESNSQIDMTSTTEESKVVMLSSIQGMTKFDNYDPLGMISQENTLDWVTPDCSIDCKLDLPQLE, from the coding sequence ATGAGTTTTCAAGTAAAAGAACCAATTTTAGTAATAGGTCTGGGTGGCGCAGGCTCAAAATTAGCAGTTAAGGCAAAAGATGCACTAAATTCAGATTGTCTTCTAATCAGTAATGATTCAAAGGACTTCATAGAAGAAGTGCCATCTGTTCATGTTTCAACTGATTCTGTGATAAATCCATCTATGCAATTAATCAGAGGCTCAACTTATGATGTTTCAGAAGAGATCAAGTCAAAAATTTCAGGTTATTCTACTGTGGTAATGATGAGTAATTTGGCTGGAAAAGCAGGCTCAGCCATAGCACCAGTTGTTTCAGAAATGTGTAAGGAATCAAACAAAGGACTGATTTCATTTGCAATTATGCCTTTCAAATACGAAAAAGATAGAATTTTCAATTCTGGTGTTGCATTAAAGAGAGTTAGAGAAAACTCTGAATGTACTGTTGTGCTTGATAACGATTCATTACTTGAGAGCAATCCAGATTTGACTCCAAAAGCATGCTATGATATTGCAAACTCTGCAATAATACACGTAGTTGAATCACTTGGAGCCTCAGAGATGGCTTCTGAGACAAATATTCTTACAACAAGCAAAGACGGACAAAATATCGAAGATTCGCTTAGAGATTCACTAAAAATGCTATATGAAAATGCCCCACCAAATACAGTAAAGCGTTCAATGCTATATGTCGTAGGAGGAAGCAATATTCCAGTAGGAGTATTAAATTCAATTACAAATCTTACAAGCGGAATTCTAAATGAGAGTAATTCACAAATTGATATGACTTCAACTACCGAAGAATCTAAAGTAGTGATGTTGTCATCCATTCAAGGAATGACAAAATTTGATAATTATGATCCTCTTGGGATGATTTCACAAGAAAATACACTTGACTGGGTTACACCAGATTGTAGTATTGATTGTAAACTAGATTTACCACAACTAGAATAA
- a CDS encoding NUDIX hydrolase, translated as MLTLEKIESLFSTPIDPILENTKKYRLASILVVIYGQEPKVVMTEKPKNMKFHAGEISFPGGKLDTSDSDLLDTALRETSEEIGLTITRDQVVGQLDPVVTLNSGFLILPFISVVNEIPKLSANCEVEKIFHIPLESFLKTMAQDPNPTHNIIQEMYTFEYQNKIVWGASARILKQIHSGLKS; from the coding sequence ATGTTAACACTGGAAAAAATTGAATCCCTATTTTCTACTCCGATTGATCCTATTTTAGAAAATACTAAAAAATATCGTTTGGCTTCAATCCTTGTTGTAATTTATGGACAGGAACCAAAGGTTGTGATGACTGAGAAACCAAAAAATATGAAATTTCATGCAGGCGAAATATCTTTTCCTGGAGGAAAACTGGATACTAGTGATTCTGATCTTCTTGATACTGCACTTCGTGAAACTAGTGAAGAGATTGGGTTGACCATTACCCGAGATCAGGTTGTAGGACAATTAGATCCTGTGGTTACATTGAACTCTGGTTTTCTTATCTTGCCCTTCATTTCTGTTGTTAATGAAATACCCAAACTTTCTGCAAACTGTGAAGTTGAAAAAATTTTTCATATACCTTTGGAGTCTTTTTTGAAAACTATGGCACAAGACCCTAATCCCACTCATAACATCATTCAAGAGATGTATACATTTGAGTATCAAAACAAAATAGTATGGGGTGCTTCTGCTAGAATACTAAAACAAATTCATAGTGGCCTAAAATCCTGA
- a CDS encoding 50S ribosomal protein L31e → MSQELERVYTINLGKVLLSQSQHRAVRAINMIKEFARHHMKVEDIKIEEDLAHQIWAKGIRSPPRKIRVRMSKTDEGYVLVSPYEEEIESKVTTEKETPKVEDKVLF, encoded by the coding sequence ATGTCTCAAGAATTAGAACGTGTTTATACAATTAATCTCGGCAAAGTATTGCTCTCACAATCACAACATAGAGCAGTCAGAGCAATTAACATGATTAAAGAATTTGCTCGTCATCACATGAAAGTTGAAGATATTAAAATTGAAGAAGACTTGGCTCATCAAATTTGGGCAAAAGGAATTCGTAGCCCTCCAAGAAAAATTAGAGTTCGAATGAGCAAGACTGACGAGGGCTATGTTCTTGTTTCTCCATATGAGGAAGAAATTGAATCTAAAGTAACTACCGAAAAAGAAACTCCAAAAGTTGAAGACAAAGTTTTATTCTAG
- a CDS encoding 50S ribosomal protein L39e produces MAARKSSPRKIRLLKKTKQASPVPAWIILKTKRSVRTNPKRRAWRSTDVEVG; encoded by the coding sequence ATGGCTGCACGTAAGTCCTCTCCAAGGAAAATTCGTCTGTTGAAAAAAACAAAACAGGCATCACCTGTACCAGCTTGGATTATTCTCAAAACAAAGAGAAGTGTTAGAACAAATCCAAAACGTAGAGCTTGGAGATCAACTGATGTGGAGGTAGGATAG